A section of the Candidatus Abawacabacteria bacterium genome encodes:
- the prmC gene encoding peptide chain release factor N(5)-glutamine methyltransferase: protein MFSSTNRHEIEVLIAHFLKKDRLWVLTHQDFVPPSNVINAILNSARQLISGEPLAYIVGYKRFYDVDFFVDKHVLIPRQETEELIAHVLNSLSSYPVPSLVADIGTGSGCIGLTLAHLASQHRYVLVDISEHALAVAQRNAKQLNISINLVKFQQGDLLDSFLPQTNLPKLIVANLPYLNEHIYQTLTDSVRLFEPKLALSGGPDGLDLCRKLLAHIVALYPHGAYPEMWWEISPEQKDLLLNDTIKIPHQYQIAFYQDLSARIRFVHFIPQSFHDVSDTQ, encoded by the coding sequence ATGTTTTCTAGTACAAATAGGCATGAAATTGAAGTGTTGATTGCTCATTTTCTCAAAAAAGATCGTTTGTGGGTTCTGACGCATCAAGATTTTGTTCCTCCTAGCAATGTTATCAATGCCATACTTAATTCAGCGCGGCAGTTGATTAGTGGAGAGCCCCTTGCTTACATCGTTGGTTATAAGCGATTTTATGATGTCGACTTTTTTGTTGATAAGCATGTGCTTATTCCTCGACAAGAAACTGAAGAGTTAATTGCTCATGTACTTAATTCACTATCATCCTATCCAGTGCCAAGTTTAGTGGCCGATATTGGTACTGGTTCTGGCTGTATCGGACTAACTCTGGCTCATTTAGCTAGTCAGCATCGCTATGTTCTGGTTGATATCAGTGAACATGCTTTGGCTGTTGCCCAAAGAAATGCCAAACAATTAAACATCAGTATTAATCTTGTCAAGTTTCAGCAGGGGGATCTCTTGGACTCTTTTTTGCCGCAAACTAATTTACCCAAATTAATTGTAGCCAATTTGCCTTATCTCAATGAACATATCTATCAAACTCTTACTGATAGTGTGCGTTTATTTGAGCCAAAATTAGCATTGTCTGGTGGACCTGATGGGCTTGATCTTTGTCGAAAGTTATTAGCTCATATTGTCGCTTTATACCCTCACGGGGCATATCCTGAGATGTGGTGGGAAATTTCTCCTGAGCAAAAAGATCTTCTACTCAATGACACTATTAAAATTCCTCACCAATATCAGATAGCATTCTATCAGGATTTATCGGCAAGAATTCGTTTTGTTCATTTTATTCCTCAGTCTTTTCACGACGTGAGCGATACTCAATAA
- a CDS encoding sortase, protein MYSILTLAIAALTASSGNGDGLVTNMAYQEQSLLNHFVEQMMSYHDTRILALRDETAAFTLEPLYNVSEPLAANTVEIQPTVEVQPTIEPVVVNSGPSISVLPAPVKPTVTPKPIAAATTPKPVVLPRPVTSVPVAPRVIPPAPTPVAIPTPVATSTPAPVPAVPASQPQLVPTQPRTSGPVLAAVNSENIGTYSISIPALGLQNIPVTPTDARIDAKWKDDLKLGVGQLLYPPASGHKTVIFGHSSNFSYVRSNFNEVFKNLNRLVIGNEVFIQFQGQQLKYKVVKQEVVGANTSSIVTDYGREELVLFTCWPYQTSRERYIVYLDRIF, encoded by the coding sequence ATGTACTCAATCCTCACTCTTGCTATTGCTGCTTTGACAGCTTCGTCCGGTAATGGAGATGGTCTGGTGACAAACATGGCCTATCAAGAACAATCTTTGTTGAATCATTTTGTCGAGCAAATGATGAGTTACCATGATACGCGCATATTAGCTTTGCGTGATGAAACAGCTGCTTTCACATTAGAGCCACTGTATAATGTTTCTGAGCCATTGGCTGCTAATACAGTTGAGATTCAACCAACAGTTGAAGTTCAGCCGACAATTGAACCTGTAGTAGTAAATAGTGGTCCATCGATTAGTGTATTGCCGGCTCCAGTGAAGCCTACTGTTACGCCAAAGCCAATTGCCGCGGCAACAACACCTAAGCCAGTTGTCCTCCCAAGACCAGTAACCTCAGTACCGGTTGCTCCCAGAGTTATCCCACCAGCACCGACGCCTGTGGCTATTCCAACTCCAGTGGCTACTTCTACTCCAGCACCTGTGCCAGCAGTACCAGCTTCTCAACCTCAATTGGTTCCCACCCAACCTCGTACAAGCGGACCAGTATTGGCTGCCGTTAATAGTGAAAATATTGGTACCTATTCTATCAGTATACCGGCTTTAGGATTACAGAATATTCCTGTCACCCCTACTGATGCTCGAATTGATGCCAAATGGAAAGATGATTTGAAACTTGGTGTAGGACAATTGCTTTACCCACCAGCAAGTGGTCACAAGACAGTGATTTTTGGTCATTCCTCAAATTTTAGTTATGTGCGGTCCAATTTTAATGAAGTGTTCAAAAATTTAAACCGATTGGTGATCGGCAATGAAGTATTTATTCAATTTCAGGGTCAACAGTTGAAATATAAAGTGGTAAAACAAGAAGTTGTGGGAGCTAATACAAGCAGTATAGTAACCGATTATGGCAGAGAAGAGCTTGTGCTCTTTACCTGTTGGCCATATCAAACATCTCGCGAGCGTTATATTGTTTATTTAGATCGTATCTTTTAA
- a CDS encoding peptidoglycan DD-metalloendopeptidase family protein, translated as MNRNSFMRFPPKQITFFTVISLSGIIAGTLLNFSSAAIAAELPVDPDFVRTWEAITPSARATATSQVTTAKPVAKPVIKNTPPAITDADREAVARANAAEKQLLQDFLHSKSEQDRLKSLAEDSLQKYQAIQTVNTTLREELLFLDQQAQETKANIARFDTELKTLHGQIDTITNRLLLKEKEIGEQKRAIAAYIQAIYEQENTSVLQVLLSHKTFADSLDELQNMESLEATGRSLLEQLKISHEQLSSEQSSLELKKNRLDRLRLELNDQQLVLNRQQEEKRFLLDKTQGKEEEYQLMLQEFKKQMEQVEADIVGLQGEIEKIKTPDSLANIEVKFGDKFALTNPQNGAIWPVDAAYKGISAYFRDSGYQRLFGFPHSAIDIPQPPETPIRSPANGVVLHIVDRNDGGYSYLVLYHGSDESGRDITTVYGHLPKIFVEKGDIVRKGEIVALTGGMPGTKGTGPYYTGPHLHFEVRQNGSAIDPLTWLP; from the coding sequence ATGAATAGAAACAGTTTTATGCGCTTTCCCCCAAAGCAGATCACATTTTTTACAGTAATTTCACTTAGTGGAATTATTGCTGGTACTCTTCTGAACTTTTCTTCAGCCGCAATAGCTGCTGAGTTACCAGTAGATCCTGATTTTGTTCGTACTTGGGAAGCTATCACGCCTTCGGCGCGAGCCACTGCAACTTCTCAAGTAACCACAGCCAAGCCCGTAGCTAAGCCAGTAATCAAAAACACACCTCCTGCTATCACTGATGCAGATAGAGAAGCTGTTGCCCGGGCCAATGCTGCTGAAAAGCAGTTATTACAGGATTTTTTACATTCAAAAAGTGAGCAAGATCGCTTAAAATCTCTAGCTGAAGACAGTCTGCAGAAATATCAGGCAATTCAAACGGTAAACACTACCTTACGAGAAGAGTTGTTATTTCTTGATCAGCAAGCGCAGGAGACCAAAGCTAATATTGCTCGTTTCGATACAGAATTAAAAACCTTACATGGTCAAATAGATACGATTACCAATCGTTTATTGCTCAAAGAAAAAGAAATTGGTGAACAAAAAAGAGCAATAGCAGCTTATATACAAGCAATTTACGAGCAAGAGAATACCTCGGTTTTACAAGTGTTGTTGTCCCACAAAACCTTTGCTGATTCTTTAGACGAATTGCAAAACATGGAGTCACTTGAAGCTACCGGACGAAGTCTACTTGAGCAACTCAAAATTTCTCATGAACAGCTAAGCAGTGAGCAAAGTTCCCTTGAGCTGAAGAAGAATCGTTTAGATCGTCTTCGTTTAGAATTGAACGATCAACAATTGGTTCTTAATAGACAGCAAGAAGAAAAGCGTTTCCTTCTCGATAAAACCCAAGGTAAAGAGGAAGAATACCAATTAATGTTACAAGAGTTCAAAAAACAAATGGAGCAGGTGGAAGCGGATATCGTCGGTCTGCAAGGTGAAATTGAAAAAATTAAAACACCAGATAGTTTAGCAAATATTGAGGTTAAGTTCGGTGATAAATTTGCACTCACTAATCCTCAGAACGGTGCCATCTGGCCAGTTGACGCGGCTTATAAAGGTATCAGCGCTTACTTCCGTGATTCTGGTTATCAGCGGCTCTTTGGCTTCCCTCACTCAGCAATTGATATTCCTCAACCTCCAGAAACACCGATTCGATCGCCAGCTAATGGAGTCGTATTGCATATCGTTGATCGTAATGATGGCGGCTATAGCTACTTGGTGCTTTATCATGGCAGCGATGAATCAGGTCGCGATATTACTACTGTATATGGACATTTACCTAAAATTTTTGTAGAGAAAGGAGATATCGTGCGAAAGGGCGAGATTGTCGCTTTGACTGGCGGTATGCCTGGTACCAAAGGAACAGGTCCTTACTATACTGGTCCACATTTACACTTTGAGGTGCGCCAAAATGGTTCTGCGATAGATCCGCTTACATGGCTACCTTAA
- a CDS encoding 4a-hydroxytetrahydrobiopterin dehydratase: MTAWLEKDQCLVKEFGFGTFQEALAFINNIGVLAEQCDHHPDLFLHNYNQVKVLLSTHSAGKITNKDYELAKLIDNLLE; encoded by the coding sequence ATGACTGCTTGGTTAGAAAAAGATCAGTGCTTAGTAAAGGAGTTTGGGTTTGGGACATTTCAGGAAGCTCTTGCTTTTATCAATAACATCGGTGTGTTGGCAGAACAATGTGATCATCATCCGGATCTTTTTCTGCATAACTACAACCAGGTCAAAGTTCTGCTCAGCACACATAGTGCTGGTAAGATAACTAATAAAGATTATGAGCTGGCAAAATTAATAGATAACCTCTTGGAGTAG
- the trpS gene encoding tryptophan--tRNA ligase, producing the protein MKRLLTGDRPTGRLHLGHYVGSLQNRVALQHSHDTFIMVADVQALTDNFANPQKVRANVYEVVLDNLAVGIDPDKVTYFIQSQIPEIAELTIFFLNLVTVARLQRNPTVKEEIKQKSFGTSIPAGFFCYPVSQAADILTFKAEIVPVGEDQNPMLEQTREIADKFNSLYGALFPRPETVLGQTARLVGIDGNNKMGKSLGNTICLADTAKTTEQMIMDMYTDPNRKKATDPGKVEGNPLFIYLDAFASTNELAQIEDFKIRYREGRVGDVEIKKYLANLLNQLLSPIRMKRVALERQPHLVQELLKKGTARAKVEAQQTLREVKEAMKILY; encoded by the coding sequence ATGAAACGCTTACTTACTGGTGACCGACCGACGGGACGATTGCATCTAGGACACTATGTGGGCTCATTGCAAAATAGAGTGGCCCTGCAACATAGCCATGATACTTTTATTATGGTAGCAGATGTACAAGCACTCACAGATAACTTCGCTAATCCTCAAAAGGTACGAGCAAATGTCTATGAGGTGGTATTAGATAATTTGGCAGTAGGCATTGACCCTGACAAGGTTACTTACTTTATTCAATCTCAAATTCCCGAGATTGCTGAGTTAACTATATTCTTTCTCAATTTAGTAACAGTGGCCCGCTTACAACGCAACCCCACTGTCAAAGAAGAGATTAAACAAAAGAGCTTTGGCACCAGTATTCCAGCAGGTTTCTTTTGTTACCCTGTATCACAAGCTGCAGACATACTGACATTTAAGGCAGAAATAGTGCCTGTAGGTGAAGATCAAAATCCCATGCTGGAACAGACACGAGAGATTGCCGACAAATTTAATAGTTTATATGGTGCGCTATTTCCTAGACCAGAAACTGTACTGGGCCAAACAGCAAGATTAGTTGGTATCGATGGCAATAATAAAATGGGGAAAAGTCTTGGTAATACTATCTGTCTGGCAGATACTGCTAAGACCACTGAGCAAATGATCATGGATATGTACACCGATCCTAATCGCAAAAAAGCTACTGACCCAGGGAAAGTTGAGGGTAATCCACTATTCATTTATCTTGACGCTTTTGCCTCAACTAATGAGCTGGCTCAGATTGAAGATTTCAAAATACGTTATCGTGAAGGACGTGTGGGTGATGTGGAAATAAAAAAGTATTTGGCTAATTTACTTAACCAGCTACTCTCACCTATTCGCATGAAGAGAGTGGCACTGGAAAGGCAGCCCCATCTTGTGCAGGAGTTATTAAAGAAAGGAACTGCAAGAGCAAAAGTAGAGGCTCAGCAAACACTCAGGGAGGTGAAGGAAGCGATGAAGATTCTTTATTAG
- a CDS encoding valine--tRNA ligase encodes MTTSFTNYKHTQIEQKWQQFWQEENIYTFDNTSEKEVFSIDTPPPYVSADHLHAGHIMSYGQADFIARYKRMRGYSVFYPMGFDDNGLPTERFVEKKYNIKKSHIQRKEFINLCLQETRKGAENYRDLWEKLGISVDWTKTYSSINPLATKVSQASLIDLYKKGILYRDTKPVLWCTHCETALAQTDVEEEEQESEGKLYYISFTSSEQETLPIATTRPELLAACVALYIHPDDKRYQHLLNRKAIVPLFNYEIPIYCSEKVLMEFGTGLMMVSTWGDREDIEKWQKDNLPTKAVIDKQGKMVNIPEPYLGLTTQAARVTIVKDLQEKDFFIKEESISQRKLVHERCATPPEFILSKQWFIKVADKKDVWLEMGNKVQWHPLSRKQDYDLWVKRLQWDWCISRQRFYGVPLPIWYCSQCDEPIFAAPEQLPTDPTTDKPPLAHCPGCESSTFIPEKDVADTWATSSCTPFLLQELVSPGNKNQNLFPVSLRPNAFEIIRTWDFYSIVKSYYHFQTIPFEHVMISGHGLDAQGRKISKRLGNYIPSTELVATYGADSIRYWATGAKLGQNLRFNIEEIHKGKRTVQKLWSVANFYHRNITNSLDIKSGVELEPADQWILNELNMCIRESTEAFEAYDYARAREETSDFLWKKCADYYIEFIKYRLIANNHASKVAAQNTFHQVFFNLLKLFAPILPFITEAIYQELFREKNSPKSIHIAQWPKVTSQTNVPKGFSEVIVAIDEIRKYKSEQGLSLGAQLEKYQLTSKVDLVKYGLLIKAVMRITELN; translated from the coding sequence ATGACAACATCATTCACCAATTATAAACACACGCAGATAGAGCAAAAGTGGCAGCAATTTTGGCAAGAAGAGAATATCTATACTTTCGATAATACTTCCGAGAAAGAAGTATTTAGCATAGATACTCCCCCCCCCTATGTATCTGCTGACCATTTGCACGCTGGACATATTATGTCTTATGGGCAAGCTGACTTTATAGCTCGCTACAAACGTATGCGAGGCTACAGTGTTTTTTACCCTATGGGATTTGATGATAATGGCTTACCGACAGAAAGATTCGTTGAGAAAAAGTACAATATTAAAAAGTCTCATATTCAGCGTAAAGAATTTATCAATCTTTGTTTGCAAGAAACTCGCAAAGGCGCTGAAAACTATCGTGATCTATGGGAAAAACTAGGCATATCAGTAGATTGGACAAAAACCTACAGCTCGATAAATCCCCTTGCCACGAAGGTGTCACAAGCCTCATTAATAGATTTATATAAAAAAGGCATATTATACCGCGATACTAAACCTGTACTCTGGTGCACTCATTGCGAAACAGCTTTAGCTCAAACTGATGTGGAAGAGGAAGAGCAGGAAAGTGAAGGGAAACTTTATTACATTTCATTCACTAGTTCAGAACAGGAGACTTTGCCCATCGCGACAACAAGACCTGAGCTCTTGGCTGCTTGTGTTGCTTTATACATACATCCAGATGACAAAAGATATCAGCATCTATTGAATCGAAAAGCGATCGTACCCTTATTTAATTATGAGATTCCTATCTATTGCAGTGAAAAAGTATTGATGGAATTTGGTACTGGACTCATGATGGTTAGCACATGGGGAGATAGAGAAGATATTGAAAAATGGCAAAAGGACAACTTGCCCACTAAAGCGGTAATAGATAAGCAAGGTAAAATGGTAAATATCCCTGAACCATATTTGGGATTAACTACTCAAGCCGCACGAGTAACGATTGTGAAGGACTTACAAGAAAAAGATTTCTTCATTAAGGAAGAATCAATTAGCCAAAGGAAGTTAGTGCATGAGAGATGTGCTACTCCTCCAGAGTTCATTTTAAGCAAGCAATGGTTTATCAAGGTGGCAGACAAGAAAGATGTTTGGTTGGAAATGGGGAATAAAGTTCAATGGCATCCTTTGTCACGAAAGCAAGATTATGACCTCTGGGTAAAAAGGCTTCAATGGGACTGGTGTATTTCTCGTCAGAGATTCTATGGAGTACCATTACCTATTTGGTATTGTAGTCAGTGTGATGAGCCTATTTTTGCTGCACCGGAACAATTACCCACAGATCCCACTACCGATAAGCCGCCCCTTGCTCATTGCCCAGGTTGTGAAAGTAGCACCTTTATTCCTGAGAAAGATGTAGCTGATACATGGGCAACATCTTCATGTACACCTTTTCTTCTACAGGAGTTAGTTTCTCCAGGTAATAAAAACCAGAACCTGTTTCCTGTATCTCTCAGACCTAATGCGTTTGAAATCATTCGCACTTGGGATTTCTACTCAATAGTGAAAAGTTATTATCACTTTCAAACTATTCCATTTGAGCATGTAATGATTTCTGGTCATGGATTGGATGCGCAAGGTAGAAAGATATCAAAACGCTTAGGTAATTATATTCCCTCTACGGAATTAGTAGCTACCTATGGAGCTGATAGTATTCGCTACTGGGCTACTGGAGCAAAGTTAGGCCAGAACTTACGCTTCAATATTGAGGAAATACACAAGGGCAAAAGAACTGTCCAAAAGCTTTGGAGTGTCGCGAACTTTTACCATCGCAACATTACCAATTCACTTGATATAAAGAGTGGTGTCGAACTCGAACCAGCCGACCAATGGATATTGAATGAATTAAATATGTGTATCAGAGAAAGTACTGAGGCATTTGAAGCTTATGATTATGCCAGAGCAAGAGAAGAAACCAGCGACTTTTTGTGGAAAAAGTGTGCCGACTACTATATTGAGTTTATTAAATATCGATTAATTGCTAATAATCATGCATCGAAAGTTGCTGCTCAAAATACTTTTCATCAAGTATTCTTTAACCTATTGAAATTATTTGCTCCAATACTTCCCTTTATTACTGAAGCAATTTATCAAGAACTTTTTAGAGAAAAAAATAGCCCCAAAAGTATTCACATAGCTCAATGGCCAAAAGTAACTTCGCAGACAAACGTCCCAAAAGGTTTCTCTGAGGTTATTGTAGCAATTGATGAGATACGCAAATACAAATCAGAACAGGGATTATCTCTCGGTGCTCAATTAGAAAAGTATCAACTCACCAGCAAAGTAGACTTGGTGAAATATGGATTACTGATCAAAGCGGTAATGCGTATCACAGAGCTTAATTGA
- a CDS encoding methyltransferase domain-containing protein, producing the protein MPLRFLKNFFQHPREMGALLATGRAYSQLACKQVDWPKVAAIAELGAGDGAVTKYIISNLRSQQKLLVFEYNEDLFAVLKQRFGNLPNVILINDSAEKLAEYAEQNSIKQFDAIFSEVPLVSLPKKVGENIVQAVLKTLKPSGLYLQIQYSIFSLGKLKKLFKAVSLKFTPFNFPPAFLYICSL; encoded by the coding sequence ATGCCTCTGCGCTTTCTCAAAAATTTTTTCCAACATCCTCGTGAAATGGGCGCTTTATTAGCTACTGGCCGCGCTTATTCCCAATTAGCCTGTAAACAGGTTGATTGGCCAAAAGTAGCGGCGATTGCTGAACTCGGAGCGGGGGATGGCGCGGTGACGAAATATATTATTAGTAATTTACGGAGCCAACAAAAGCTACTAGTATTTGAATACAATGAAGACTTATTTGCTGTGCTCAAACAGCGCTTTGGCAATTTGCCTAATGTGATTTTGATCAATGATTCCGCTGAGAAGTTGGCAGAATATGCTGAGCAAAACAGCATTAAGCAATTTGATGCCATCTTTTCCGAAGTACCTTTGGTAAGTTTGCCCAAAAAAGTGGGAGAAAATATCGTTCAGGCTGTCCTAAAAACTCTTAAACCAAGCGGCTTATACTTGCAAATCCAATACTCAATCTTTAGCTTAGGTAAGCTTAAAAAATTATTCAAAGCAGTCTCACTCAAATTTACACCTTTCAACTTTCCGCCAGCATTTTTGTATATTTGTTCTCTTTAG
- a CDS encoding nucleoside deaminase produces the protein MQDLDYLGMAVEQARESVKRGGFPAGAVLVQDDKVISKSISIGNILYDPTAHAESMSVRNACKLLQTTCLSGATLYASLQPCLMCFCAANWAGY, from the coding sequence ATGCAAGACTTAGATTATTTAGGCATGGCAGTGGAGCAAGCCAGAGAATCAGTAAAGCGAGGCGGCTTTCCTGCGGGAGCAGTATTAGTACAAGATGATAAAGTTATTAGCAAAAGCATTAGCATTGGCAATATATTATATGATCCAACGGCTCATGCTGAAAGTATGAGCGTACGAAATGCCTGCAAGCTCTTACAAACTACCTGTCTTTCTGGCGCCACTTTATACGCTTCACTTCAGCCCTGCTTAATGTGTTTTTGTGCCGCCAATTGGGCTGGGTATTAG
- the tig gene encoding trigger factor translates to MKHSVKKLPPSQVVITLTIEPAELEKFRGKAIEKLRSQVNVSGFRPGKAPDDVVVQQIGTDKLLEETLQAALPELYYNVVVEEKLQPIAGPESKIITTEPFVLELTVPVLPEVKIGNYGKIKVKREEVKIDPKDIAAEVEALQKRFSTFSDVQRGAQMGDRVEIDFVGTADGKEVEGAKSKNHPLILGSKTFVPGFEEALVGMEVGQSKQFSVTFPKDYHVDSLKDKPVQFDVSLLKVEEMKLPEMNEEFFQKLRNPKITDEKSLQEEITAFLKTQREAEEQNRKEEAILKQLVDITEAELPEVLIHEEIHYMEEQFSERLQAVGLTFDRYLEANKKTHEDIHKEYEPEARRRLLARFALLELAKKENLEPTDEQAKDAMSKEGVAEKEIERRLPQMKARLRVELALDYLLKTTVK, encoded by the coding sequence GTGAAACATAGCGTTAAAAAATTGCCCCCATCTCAAGTCGTGATTACTCTTACCATTGAACCAGCTGAATTAGAAAAATTTCGCGGGAAAGCAATTGAGAAATTGCGTAGCCAAGTAAATGTCTCAGGGTTTCGCCCCGGTAAAGCACCCGATGATGTTGTGGTGCAACAAATTGGTACTGATAAATTATTAGAAGAAACCTTACAAGCTGCTTTACCAGAGCTTTATTATAATGTTGTCGTTGAAGAAAAATTGCAGCCTATTGCTGGTCCTGAAAGTAAAATAATTACTACTGAGCCATTTGTTTTAGAGTTGACGGTGCCGGTTTTGCCCGAAGTGAAAATTGGCAACTATGGGAAAATTAAAGTAAAAAGAGAAGAGGTGAAAATTGATCCAAAAGATATTGCTGCCGAAGTAGAGGCTCTACAGAAACGCTTCTCTACCTTCAGCGATGTGCAAAGAGGAGCTCAAATGGGCGATCGGGTAGAAATTGATTTTGTTGGTACTGCTGATGGCAAAGAAGTTGAGGGAGCGAAAAGCAAGAATCATCCTTTGATTCTTGGTTCTAAAACTTTTGTCCCTGGCTTTGAAGAGGCTTTGGTGGGCATGGAAGTAGGGCAGAGTAAGCAGTTTTCTGTCACTTTCCCCAAAGATTATCATGTCGATTCACTCAAAGATAAGCCTGTACAGTTTGATGTCTCTCTACTCAAAGTAGAGGAAATGAAATTGCCAGAAATGAATGAAGAATTTTTTCAAAAATTGCGTAATCCCAAAATCACTGATGAGAAATCTTTACAAGAAGAGATCACCGCCTTTTTGAAAACTCAAAGAGAAGCTGAAGAGCAAAATCGCAAAGAAGAAGCAATACTCAAACAATTAGTAGATATTACTGAGGCAGAATTGCCTGAAGTGCTCATTCATGAAGAGATTCATTATATGGAGGAGCAATTCTCCGAGAGATTACAGGCAGTGGGTTTGACATTTGATCGCTACTTGGAAGCGAATAAGAAAACTCATGAAGATATTCATAAAGAATATGAACCAGAAGCACGTCGTCGTTTATTAGCCCGTTTTGCTTTGTTGGAACTAGCCAAGAAAGAAAACTTAGAGCCTACTGATGAGCAGGCGAAAGATGCTATGAGCAAAGAGGGAGTAGCAGAAAAGGAGATAGAAAGACGTCTTCCCCAAATGAAAGCAAGGCTTCGTGTTGAGTTGGCCCTAGATTATTTGCTCAAAACTACTGTAAAATAA
- a CDS encoding peptidylprolyl isomerase: protein MIFSHSWSAYLRASAVILLMVTLVACGNANTTDPTQNSGPFATFLKDVEFFNIAHPVAVVETDQGTFAIELYKTQAPNSVAHFIAQAIDTRYDGSSVYNTISNFAVYLGDKSGAAKEALDVEPINLETHPDLKHDSAGVVGLVHESGAQCVSSPNKEQCAKDSLNSAKTFFYITLSPQPTLDGSYAVFGKVAKGLEIVKGLRKGNKITKITILQK, encoded by the coding sequence ATGATCTTTTCTCACTCTTGGTCAGCCTATTTACGTGCTAGTGCAGTCATTTTGTTAATGGTGACCTTAGTCGCCTGTGGTAATGCCAATACTACTGACCCGACTCAGAATTCCGGTCCATTCGCCACTTTCTTAAAAGATGTAGAATTCTTTAATATCGCTCATCCAGTAGCGGTAGTAGAAACTGATCAGGGAACATTCGCGATTGAATTATACAAAACGCAAGCGCCCAATTCAGTGGCACATTTTATCGCACAGGCGATAGATACCAGATATGATGGTTCGTCTGTATATAACACTATTAGTAACTTTGCAGTGTATCTAGGAGACAAAAGTGGTGCAGCTAAGGAAGCTTTAGATGTAGAGCCAATTAATTTAGAGACACACCCTGATTTGAAGCATGATAGTGCCGGCGTGGTTGGTTTGGTTCATGAATCAGGTGCACAATGTGTCAGTAGTCCCAATAAAGAACAATGTGCCAAAGACTCTTTGAATAGTGCTAAAACATTTTTCTACATCACCCTGTCACCTCAACCCACTTTGGATGGATCTTATGCAGTGTTTGGCAAAGTAGCCAAAGGATTAGAAATTGTTAAAGGACTACGCAAGGGGAACAAAATCACTAAGATCACGATTTTGCAGAAGTAA
- the def gene encoding peptide deformylase, which produces MMVANVNIYHKQTMLLKILTDDHPLLREKSQAVNTITAATKQLVKDLTETMNYGSRAVGIAAPQVGILERIIICKLRNAQGKNDDVAMINPQIITHSTICEIGEEGCLSIPNIFGPVKRPREITVQYATPDKKQVLKRFVGFNARVIQHEIDHLEGILFTDLVTNKEELFEELNF; this is translated from the coding sequence ATGATGGTAGCGAATGTGAACATTTACCACAAGCAAACAATGTTGCTCAAAATACTCACCGATGACCATCCATTATTACGGGAAAAGTCTCAAGCTGTAAACACTATTACAGCTGCGACAAAGCAATTGGTCAAAGATCTTACTGAGACTATGAATTATGGGAGCAGGGCTGTGGGTATCGCGGCACCACAAGTAGGGATTTTGGAACGCATTATCATTTGCAAATTGCGCAATGCCCAAGGGAAAAATGATGATGTGGCAATGATTAATCCCCAGATTATTACTCACAGCACTATTTGTGAGATTGGTGAAGAAGGATGTTTAAGCATTCCTAATATATTTGGCCCGGTAAAGAGACCTAGGGAAATTACTGTGCAATATGCAACACCGGACAAAAAACAGGTATTAAAGCGCTTTGTCGGTTTCAATGCCCGAGTGATACAGCATGAAATTGACCATTTAGAAGGCATCCTGTTCACAGATCTGGTGACAAATAAAGAAGAATTGTTTGAAGAACTCAATTTTTGA